In Oncorhynchus gorbuscha isolate QuinsamMale2020 ecotype Even-year linkage group LG02, OgorEven_v1.0, whole genome shotgun sequence, a single genomic region encodes these proteins:
- the LOC123989560 gene encoding uncharacterized protein LOC123989560, with amino-acid sequence MKVHLFGAAPSPGCANYGLKHLAAEGRGSFREKSIQFIERNFYVDDGLTSVSSEAEAAQLVKEARELCSIGKLRLHKFISNSKEVIATIPKEERAKGAKDLDMALGEPHMERALGVLWCVTSDKFQFRVVFKERPLTRRGVLSTVASVYDPLGFVAPFVLAGKQILQRMCRDKIDWDDPLPDDLRSQWEFWLQGLQNLSEVRIQRSYLPSSFKEVQSYELHHFSDASTSGYGECSYLRTISTAGEVHFSLVMAKSRVAPSKVMTIPRLELSAAVVAVRTSDMLKKELEIQGLQEYFWTDSKVILGYINNEARRFHVFVANRIQRIKPPTRTEME; translated from the coding sequence ATGAAGGTCCACTTGTTCGGCGCAGCTCCATCTCCTGGTTGCGCCAACTATGGTCTCAAACATCTTGCTGCCGAAGGGCGAGGAAGCTTCAGAGAGAAGTCTATCCAGTTCATAGAAAGGAACTTTTATGTTGATGATGGGTTGACGAGCGTATCGTCTGAAGCTGAAGCGGCCCAGCTGGTGAAAGAAGCAAGAGAGCTTTGCAGCATCGGCAAACTTCGGTTGCACAAGTTTATCTCTAACAGCAAGGAAGTTATAGCCACAATTCCCAAGGAAGAACGTGCCAAGGGTGCCAAAGACCTGGATATGGCTCTGGGTGAACCACACATGGAGAGAGCacttggtgtactgtggtgtgtcaCATCAGACAAGTTCCAGTTTAGAGTAGTTTTCAAGGAACGCCCACTCACAAGAAGAGGAGtgttgtctacagtagcctctgtaTATGATCCGCTTGGGTTTGTGGCACCCTTTGTCCTGGCGGGGAAGCAGATCTTGCAGCGGATGTGTCGTGACAAAATAGACTGGGATGACCCCCTTCCAGATGACCTACGTTCCCAGTGGGAATTCTGGCTCCAAGGTCTACAAAACTTGTCTGAAGTAAGGATCCAACGAAGCTACTTGCCATCAAGTTTCAAGGAGGTGCAGAGTTATGAGCTCCATCACTTCTCCGATGCTAGTACCTCAGGTTATGGAGAGTGCTCATACCTCAGAACAATCAGCACCGCAGGAGAAGTTCATTTCTCCCTAGTTATGGCGAAGTCGAGAGTCGCCCCTTCCAAGGTTATGACCATACCACGACTGGAACTTTCAGCAGCGGTGGTAGCTGTTCGAACAAGTGACATGCTCAAAAAGGAGCTAGAGATACAAGGTCTACAGGAATACTTCTGGACAGACTCGAAGGTAATTCTTGGCTACATCAACAATGAAGCCAGAAGATTCCACGTCTTTGTAGCTAACCGTATTCAACGCATTAAACCTCCAACACGGACAGAAATGGAGTAA